From Musa acuminata AAA Group cultivar baxijiao chromosome BXJ3-8, Cavendish_Baxijiao_AAA, whole genome shotgun sequence, one genomic window encodes:
- the LOC135644191 gene encoding dirigent protein 1-like: protein MAPSPSLSLLLLFAAVATVSSDVPKEKMTHLHFYFHVYYGGPNATIVTAVSPPGNGTFGSIWVGNNILKEGPESSSMLIGRTYDLTVQASIESPSAYLYMLNFVFTTGKYDGSSISIVGNEVVGETMERAIIGGTGKFRMAWGYTISRLISSTGTTELLLVHEHDAYIYHY from the coding sequence ATGGCCCCATCTCCGTcgctctctcttctcctcctctttgccGCTGTTGCCACTGTCAGCAGCGATGTACCCAAGGAGAAGATGACCCACCTGCACTTCTACTTTCACGTCTACTACGGCGGCCCCAACGCGACCATCGTAACCGCCGTCAGCCCCCCCGGCAACGGTACCTTTGGGAGCATCTGGGTGGGCAACAACATCCTGAAGGAAGGGCCCGAGTCGAGCTCGATGCTCATCGGGAGGACGTACGATCTTACGGTGCAGGCGTCCATAGAAAGCCCATCCGCGTACCTCTATATGTTAAACTTTGTGTTCACCACCGGCAAGTACGACGGGAGCAGCATCTCCATCGTCGGCAACGAGGTGGTCGGCGAGACGATGGAGCGAGCCATCATCGGAGGGACCGGCAAGTTTCGGATGGCATGGGGTTACACTATCAGCAGGCTTATCAGCTCAACCGGAACTACCGAATTGTTACTTGTACACGAACACGATGCTTATATCTATCACTACTGA